Below is a window of Geothermobacter ehrlichii DNA.
GGCGCCGTCCGCGGCATCGCCTGCGGCAGCAGCTTCGGCCCCAACTTCGCCAGCTGCCAGAGCCTGGCGCGGCGCCTCACCCGGCACTTCACCGGCAATCCCTGGTTCGAGGGACTTCCGAAAAAGTTCAAGATCGGCATCCTGGGCAGCGGCGACGGCAAGCGCCATCTCATCCAGGATGTCGGCCTGGTCCACGCCGGCATAAAGGACGGCCGGCCGCTCTGGGATGTCTGGTGCGGCGGCGGTCTCGGCCGCGAGCCGCAGGCGGCTCTGCTGCTGGCCGGGCGGGTGCCGGAAGAACGCATCATCCCCCTGATCGAGGGCATCCTCCACGTCTACCGCCAGGGAGTCGAAAAAGGAAAACGGCTCAAGCACCTGATCCGCCAGGTCGGCGAGGAAGAATTTCGCAACCGTCTGCGCCGCTTCACCCCCGAGCCCTACGCCCCGGTCGCCAACAGCGGCTTCGGCACCACCCTGAGCCTACAGACCGACGAAGAACCGCTGCGGGTGCAGGTCTTTGCCGGCGAACTGCCGGCGACCAGCCTGATCCGCCTGGCCCGCCTGGCCCGCGACTACACAGGCGGCTGCCTGGTGCTCGATGGCGAGCAGGACATCCTCCTGTTGCCAACCAGCGAAAAGAACCGCGCCGCCCTGCAGCAGCGCCTGGTGCTGGCCGGTCTCGGCGAATCTTTGACCGCGCCCGCGCCCTGCTTCCGGGTCTGCCCCGGCAGCCACGACTGCCGCATGGGACTGGCCCCGACCCGCGATATCGCCCGCGACATCCTGGCCGGGCTGCCGGCAACCGCCACCGGCACCAGCCTGGCCATTTCCGGCTGCCCCAACGCCTGCTCCCAGCCGCAGCTGGCCGACTACGGCATCATCACCCGCCGCCTGACGAAGGACGAACAGGGACGGCGGATACCGCTGTTCGACCTGCTGCGGGGAGAAAAAGACGGACTGGCGACGCCAGTGGCGGAAAATTTGTCCCTGCAGGACTTGCAAACAAGGCTCAAAGAGGTATTTAATACCAGCAACTGACTCGGGATTTTCAGGCCTGGGCCGACGCTATTCTCACGCTTTTGGCTCAACTTTAAGCAAAGGAGCAAAAACCATGGCGCACATCTTTCAGGACAACTCCCTCTCCATCGGCCACACTCCCCTGGTACGACTGAACCGGATTGTGCCGGAAGGAGCCGAAGTCTACGCCAAGATCGAAGGCCGCAATCCGGCCTATTCGGTCAAGTGCCGCATCGGCGCCTCGATGATCTGGGACGCCGAAAAGAAGGGACTGCTCGGCCCCGGCAAGGAGATCGTCGAACCAACCAGCGGCAACACCGGCATCGCCCTCGCCTTCGTCGCCGCCGCCCGCAATATCCCCATCACCCTGACCATGCCTGAAACCATGAGTCTGGAACGACGCAAGGTGCTCAAGGCCTTCGGCGCCAACCTGGTGCTGACCCCGGGCGCCAAGGGGATGGCCGGCGCCGTCAGCGCCGCCGAGGAACTGGCGGCTTCCGATCCGAACCGTTATGTGCTGCTGCATCAGTTCAAGAACCCGGCCAACCCGGCCATTCACCGGCAGACCACCGGGCCGGAAATCTGGGAGGCGACCGGCGGCGACGTCGATGTCCTCATCTCCGGCGTCGGCACCGGCGGCACCATCAGCGGCATCAGCCAGTTTTTCGAGCAGGACAGGGGCAGGTCCCTGCACTCGGTCGCCGTCGAACCGACCGACTCGCCGGTCATCAGCCAGAAGCTGGCCGGCCGCGAACTGCAGCCCGGACCGCACAAGATCCAGGGGATCGGCGCCGGCTTCATTCCCGACACCCTCGATCTCTCCGTTGTCGACCAGGTGGAACAGGTCGGCAATGACGAAGCGATCGACTTCGCGCGCCGGCTGGCGAAAGAAGAAGGCATCCTCTCCGGCATCTCCAGCGGCGCCGCCGTCGCCGTCGCCGCCCGCCTGGCGGCACTGCCGCAATTCGCCGGCAAGAAGTTCGTCGTCATCCTCCCCGATTCCGGCGAGCGCTACCTGACCAGTGTGCTGTACGAGGGGATTGTATAAAATGTATCAGCTGTAAGCTGTAAGAAGGAAGCAAAACCTCGGAAGCTGGTTGACAATCTGTCATCTGTTCTTTATGGTTTTGCTTAACAATTAGACTGTTCCGGAAGCGAGGGATTTTACGTCAAATCAAGGAAGCCAAGACCTGACAAACGAGGCGTGGAACGCCACGTCGAGCGAAGGCAGGTTGCAGGCTGACGCAGAGTTGGCGTAAAAGCCCCGCGCCCTGGCAGTACATACTCATCGAGAGTGGCGGAGGGAACAGGCCCTGCGAAGCCACGGCAACCGCCGATACCGATCGGAAAGGTGCCAATTCCTGCTCCGGATGATCCGGAGAAAGATGAGAACGGCGCTTCAGAAAAGATTTCGCCGCGGCGACTGTCGAAGCCCCTTCTCATCCCCGAGAAGGGGCTTTTTGCCCCTTGAAGCCAACCTTTCAACAAGGGGGATCTCATGTCCGAAAGATGGAGCCACGCCAGCCGCCTGGTGCAGACCGGAACCGGCCGGGACGACAAGACCGGGGCGATCAGTTTTCCCATCCATCCGAGCGCGACCTACCGCCATCCGGGCGTCGGCCAGAGCACCGGGTTCGACTACACCCGCTCCGGCAATCCGACCCGGCAGATCCTCGAGGAGGCGCTGGCCGACCTCGAAGGCGGCGCCCGCGGCCTGGCCTTCGCCTCCGGCATGGCGGCCCTGACCACACTCTTTCTGCACTTTTCCAGCGGAGACCATCTGATCCTATCCGAGGATCTCTACGGCGGCACTTACCGGGTTCTCGACCAGATCTTCGCCCGTTTCGGCCTGCAGGCGAGCTTTGTCGACACCACCGACTGCGACAAAGTAGCAGCCGCCATCACCGGGCAGACCCGCGCCCTGCTGGTCGAAACTCCCGGCAATCCCCTGCTCGGCATCGCCGATCTCGAAGCCCTCGGCCGCCTCTGCCGCCGGCACGACCTGCTCTTCATTGTTGACAACACCTTTCTCACCCCACTGCTGCAGCGTCCCTTCGACTGGGGGGCCGACATTGTAGTGCATTCGGCCACCAAGTACCTGGGCGGACACTCGGACCTCTGCGCCGGGGCACTGATCGCCCGTGATCCCGACCTCGGTGAAGAACTCTACTTTCTGCAGAATTCGACCGGCAGCATCCTGCCGCCACAGGACTGCTGGCTGCTGATGCGCTCGCTGAAAACCCTGCCCGTACGCATGGAGCGCCACTGCGTCTCCGCCGACCGGCTCGCCCGCTGGCTGAACGAGCAGCCGCAGATCCGGCAGGTCTACTATCCAGGACTGCCGGACCATCCCGGGCACGAGCTGATGAAACGCCAGGCCACCGCTTTCGGCGGCATGCTCTCCTTCCGGGTCGATACGCCGCAACGGGCGCGCCGGGTACTCGAGAGACTGCGCCTGATCTCTTTTGCCGAAAGTCTCGGGGGTGTCGAGTCGCTGATAACCATGCCGGCGGTGCAGACCCACGGTGACATCCCGGAAGAGGAACGGCTGCGGCTCGGCATCGACGAAACGTTGCTGCGACTCTCGGTCGGCCTCGAAGCGGTCGAAGATCTGATCGCCGACCTGGAGCGGGCCCTGGCCGACTGACCTTCTCCAGGCCGGTCCCGCCACCGGCCCTGACTTCCTCCGCGTTATCCACATCCCGGCGGATTTCACCATCGGGGTCCACCGGGACACATGCGCGCCCTCCCCTGCCACAAAAGGCCTCTCCAATGAAAAAGTTGCATTTTAAGCGTTTTTCACCGTATTTTTAGTTCATACCTGAATCAGCGAGCACATCACCGACGGATAGCACAAGTCATTGACCTGCCTGCGTTTCCCAAAAATCGCCGGTGAACCTACGGGTGCACCTGAGATTTTTTGAAAACCCATTCAGGCCAAGCCTTGCGCTCTCCATCCGGCATGAACTCACTGATTCAGGACATGTTCATCTTTTTTCCGCCGGATGCCGTTGCCAAGGAGGTGTGTTCCGTGATCCGCGTTCTTCTCGTCGCTCTTGCCATCGTCACAGTCGCTCTGACCGCCTGCATCGACCTGAAATCCCTGCGCCGTTCCGATCCGATTCAGCCGATCCGCGATTATGAGCGACTGATGGTCGGCGACCTGAATGCCGACTATATCGGCAACGACAACTGCCTGGCCAAATGCCACGTCCACGACCAGATCGCCAGGGATTTCGCCCATTCCATCCACAGCGAACAGATCGCCGCCGACACCGGTTTGCCGCTGGTCAACTGCGAATCCTGCCACGGCCCCGGCAGCCTGGCGGTAAAAAATGCCGAAAAGACCGGCAAGTGCGATACCGGCCATTTGCTGCCGATCGAGAAATTTCCGGCCCAGGCCCAGTCCATGATCTGCCTGAAATGCCATTCGGCTGCTTCCACCCCGAGCCTGACGTTCTGGAACGCCAGCCCCCACGCCAGCAGTGACGTCAGCTGTTTCGACTGCCACCGGTTGCACCGGGGTCCGGCGCAAAAGGCCAGCCGCGAAGAAGTCGCCGAACTCTGTTACGGCTGCCATCAGGATATCCGCAGCCGTTTCTCCCAGACTTCCCACCACCCGGTTCCGGAACAGAAGGTGGCCTGCATCGATTGCCACGACCCGCACGGCAGCCTGCAGGAACATCTGCTCAAGGGAAGCACGGTACGCGAAACCTGCAGCCGCTGCCACATGGACAAACAGGGGCCATTCGTCTACGAGCATGCCGATGTCACAGAAACCTGCACCAACTGCCACCGGCCGCACGGCTCGCCCAACGATCCGCTGCTGAACCAGGCCCAACCTTTTCTCTGTCTGCAATGTCATCCCGGACATCTCGGCCAGGATTTCCATTCGAACGGGGGCGCCCTCTCGTCAACATCGATGAAACAGCTCTTTTACAATCGCTGTACAGACTGTCATTCGGCGATCCATGGCACCGACATCCCCTCGCCCCATGGCCGCGGCACCTTCATCACCCGTTAAGGCGCGAACCGGCATGATCCAGGAGGAAACGCCCCATGAGAAACTGTACAATCCTGGCTGTTCTGTCATTCATCTTTCTGAGCCTCCCTGCCCTGGCCAAGGCCCAGCCCCAGCCTGATCGTGAAACATCCCTCAGCCTCGGTTACCGGCTGGTGGATGACCAGGGTGACGCGAAGGTCAGGGAATACGATCACCTGCAGCCGAGTACGACGCTGAGGTTTCTCGCTTCAGGTTACGACGACCGGTTCCATGGCAGCCTCGAGGGTTATCTGCTGAGCGACAAGGACTACCGCAGCGAGCTGCACTTCGACCGGGACGGACAGGTAAGACTCGACCTGCGAATCGAGAACTTCGTGCACAACCTCGAACACATCCCCTATTCCGACCGTCCGCCGGCGATCGCTCAGGACAATGGAACACCCATCCCTCCGCCGCCGCCCGTGATCAATCCGAACAAGGCGACCTTCACCGACCACGACCCGACCGCCGAATACCGGCTAGACACCGGTATCTACGAAGCCCGGTTTCGCGGCAAGCTGAAGAGCTATCCGGCTCACCTCAACGTCAGATACTGGCGCATGGAACGCAAGGGAGACCGGCAGCTCCGCTTCGTCGACGAACAGTGCTCCGGCTGTCACGTCCAGAGCCGCAGCGTCCGGATCGACCAGGTGACCCAGGAAGTCACGGCCGGCCTCGACGCCCATCTCGGCCCGGTCGATGTCATTCTCGAACAGCTCTACCGCCAGTTCGACAACAGGGAGAACGCGCCCGTCGACAGCTACGGAACCAACGTCTTCTTCCGTCCGACGGCGACTGACCTCGCCCACGACACCATCCCGGACGTCCGGATGACGGAGAGCACTCTCAAGGTACATACCAACCTCGCCGGCGGACTGGTCGGCGCCGCCAGCGCCTCCATCGGCAAACGGGAGAACAGAAACGGCCTCGAACCGGCACAGGTGTCCCCCATCATCTCGAGCACCGACGTCGCCAAGGGAGCCGGCGACCTGACCTGGATTCCGCACCCGAGCTGGACCTTCAACTTCCGCTACCGCCTGCTCGACCTGGACAACAGCAACACCGACAGCATCAGCATCACCGGCGTCACGACGGGCATCAGTCCCGTCGGCGTCCGCAACAACCCTGACCTGCGCCGCGACTCCTACCTGATCACAGCCAGCTTCCGCCCCGATGCCCGGCTGAAGCTGAAAGGCCAGTTCGACCGCGAGATCATCCACCGCGACCAGACCGGACCGGCTCTGCCCTACACCAGCGCAAAACCGACCATCGGCGTCCCCCAGGAGCTCGACCCGGTCTGGGAACTGCCACGACAGGAACGGAACGACCGGATCAGATTCAGCTTGTACACCCGGCCTCTGGGCGACAGGCGGCTGCGCATCAATACCTGGTGGGAATACCGCACAAGCAGCGACCCGGCCTACGGCACGTCCTTCGAGGACAGTCACCGTCTCTTCTTTTCCACCAGCTATCAGCACCCTCAGGGCCGCTGGGGCGCCAACCTTCTGCTCGACCGCCTCTGGCAACAGAACGACCAGTTCGAAATCACAGAATTCGACGAAACGACCGGGCTGCCTGTCAGCTTCGATCTCGGCCGCAGCAAACGCCAGTTTCATCTGAGTGCCGGTTTTTGGGGCGACCTGACCGAATCCCTGTC
It encodes the following:
- a CDS encoding nitrite/sulfite reductase, which codes for MTFDPQQLRLDGIYQQAGDDRWMQRIKIPGGVLSSEQAEKIAEIASKYAGGRLHLTTRGSVELHDLRRHDLREVQRQLATVGLTGRGACGGAVRGIACGSSFGPNFASCQSLARRLTRHFTGNPWFEGLPKKFKIGILGSGDGKRHLIQDVGLVHAGIKDGRPLWDVWCGGGLGREPQAALLLAGRVPEERIIPLIEGILHVYRQGVEKGKRLKHLIRQVGEEEFRNRLRRFTPEPYAPVANSGFGTTLSLQTDEEPLRVQVFAGELPATSLIRLARLARDYTGGCLVLDGEQDILLLPTSEKNRAALQQRLVLAGLGESLTAPAPCFRVCPGSHDCRMGLAPTRDIARDILAGLPATATGTSLAISGCPNACSQPQLADYGIITRRLTKDEQGRRIPLFDLLRGEKDGLATPVAENLSLQDLQTRLKEVFNTSN
- the cysK gene encoding cysteine synthase A, with product MAHIFQDNSLSIGHTPLVRLNRIVPEGAEVYAKIEGRNPAYSVKCRIGASMIWDAEKKGLLGPGKEIVEPTSGNTGIALAFVAAARNIPITLTMPETMSLERRKVLKAFGANLVLTPGAKGMAGAVSAAEELAASDPNRYVLLHQFKNPANPAIHRQTTGPEIWEATGGDVDVLISGVGTGGTISGISQFFEQDRGRSLHSVAVEPTDSPVISQKLAGRELQPGPHKIQGIGAGFIPDTLDLSVVDQVEQVGNDEAIDFARRLAKEEGILSGISSGAAVAVAARLAALPQFAGKKFVVILPDSGERYLTSVLYEGIV
- a CDS encoding trans-sulfuration enzyme family protein; this encodes MSERWSHASRLVQTGTGRDDKTGAISFPIHPSATYRHPGVGQSTGFDYTRSGNPTRQILEEALADLEGGARGLAFASGMAALTTLFLHFSSGDHLILSEDLYGGTYRVLDQIFARFGLQASFVDTTDCDKVAAAITGQTRALLVETPGNPLLGIADLEALGRLCRRHDLLFIVDNTFLTPLLQRPFDWGADIVVHSATKYLGGHSDLCAGALIARDPDLGEELYFLQNSTGSILPPQDCWLLMRSLKTLPVRMERHCVSADRLARWLNEQPQIRQVYYPGLPDHPGHELMKRQATAFGGMLSFRVDTPQRARRVLERLRLISFAESLGGVESLITMPAVQTHGDIPEEERLRLGIDETLLRLSVGLEAVEDLIADLERALAD
- a CDS encoding DmsE family decaheme c-type cytochrome — translated: MIRVLLVALAIVTVALTACIDLKSLRRSDPIQPIRDYERLMVGDLNADYIGNDNCLAKCHVHDQIARDFAHSIHSEQIAADTGLPLVNCESCHGPGSLAVKNAEKTGKCDTGHLLPIEKFPAQAQSMICLKCHSAASTPSLTFWNASPHASSDVSCFDCHRLHRGPAQKASREEVAELCYGCHQDIRSRFSQTSHHPVPEQKVACIDCHDPHGSLQEHLLKGSTVRETCSRCHMDKQGPFVYEHADVTETCTNCHRPHGSPNDPLLNQAQPFLCLQCHPGHLGQDFHSNGGALSSTSMKQLFYNRCTDCHSAIHGTDIPSPHGRGTFITR
- a CDS encoding porin family protein, giving the protein MRNCTILAVLSFIFLSLPALAKAQPQPDRETSLSLGYRLVDDQGDAKVREYDHLQPSTTLRFLASGYDDRFHGSLEGYLLSDKDYRSELHFDRDGQVRLDLRIENFVHNLEHIPYSDRPPAIAQDNGTPIPPPPPVINPNKATFTDHDPTAEYRLDTGIYEARFRGKLKSYPAHLNVRYWRMERKGDRQLRFVDEQCSGCHVQSRSVRIDQVTQEVTAGLDAHLGPVDVILEQLYRQFDNRENAPVDSYGTNVFFRPTATDLAHDTIPDVRMTESTLKVHTNLAGGLVGAASASIGKRENRNGLEPAQVSPIISSTDVAKGAGDLTWIPHPSWTFNFRYRLLDLDNSNTDSISITGVTTGISPVGVRNNPDLRRDSYLITASFRPDARLKLKGQFDREIIHRDQTGPALPYTSAKPTIGVPQELDPVWELPRQERNDRIRFSLYTRPLGDRRLRINTWWEYRTSSDPAYGTSFEDSHRLFFSTSYQHPQGRWGANLLLDRLWQQNDQFEITEFDETTGLPVSFDLGRSKRQFHLSAGFWGDLTESLSASMTYGYLASTIEQDLLFGNAPPDYAIEDSGVRYDQRTHTLAVHLNWRVTDPVLLELSGYHVRSYAAYSPGFSRFYAPTGVFDATSEGLKDISRVDLRQLGLSVGTTWAVTDNLSWAARYSFDDYEDRTGNVFDGHVQSCEVSLSYAW